Part of the Anas platyrhynchos isolate ZD024472 breed Pekin duck chromosome 12, IASCAAS_PekinDuck_T2T, whole genome shotgun sequence genome, acgaagggaggaggaggaggaggaggggggaggaagggcagccGGCGGCCCCACCACCATGCCGCGGGTCGTCCCCGACCAGCGGAGCAAGTTCGAGAACGAGGAGTTCTTCAGGAAGCTGAGCCGCGAGTGCGAGGtgaggcagaggagggagggagggaggaaggctgACGGGGGGAGGCTGGCCTCGCAGAGGGGAAACTTTCCTCATGGGGACCtggagggggtgtggggggggggggggtagcgCAGTCTGTGCGCCGCGCTGCCCCTTATCTCACCCCCCTGATTGAGCGCCCTGTGCCCCGCAGATTAAATACACCGGCTTCAGGGACCGGCCCCACGAGGAGAGGCAGGCCCGCTTCCAAAACGCCTGCCGGGACGGCCGCTCCGAGATCGTAagtggggccggggggcgcttgggggggtccccgggtTGGGTTTGGGGCCCCCTCGGGGCGCTGTGGGGgtccccggggctccccccgggcTGGGACCGCGGCGCTGCCTCCCCGAAAAGTTTGGGTGAGctccgaggaggaggaggaggagaggaagaaggcgCCGAAGCAATTAAGCCCAAAGGCTCCTTGCTGGGTGTGGCGGGGCTCTGGCTGCTCCTTGGCCGGCCCTTTGCCCGAAAGTtgtgtttgggttgttttttcccctcctttttcccccctttttcctcTAAATAACAAACGCTGCGGCGCGGGCTTCGCAGCAGAGCGAGGATTCCCCTCAGGGGACGCAGGCGAGGAGCCCGCCGAGCCTTcactttcagattttaatgCTTATTCTCTGAGGAAACAGTAATTTTCGGAGCTGAAATCGTCCACAGGCGCTAGCTAAAAGTCCCCGAATGGGCTGCGTGATGTGTCCGTGAGCTCAAGCGAGCGCTCTTCAAAATCAGGCTTTGGAAGTGGCAACTTGAGCCCTGTTTTCCCTCATTCATTAGGGTTAGCCCGGGCTCTGCTGAATTAAAGCGTGAGGCGAAGTGCGGCTCGCAGCAGCCGAGAAGTGACTGGCTATTTCCTGGTTTGCTTGCTGCTATATGTTCCTTCTGTAAGATCGGCGTGGTGTAGTGTTTCTGCGAGGCTGTTAACTCTTAACTGCTCCCCAAATGCAGAAGTAACCTCTTTTTTCGTTTAAAAGATAGTGAGAAAAGAAGGTAAAAGTTCCCTTCCCGCAGAAGCGACCCCTACTTTCACCTAGTTTGGTTTTATGGCGATTCTGTCATTTCCCTCAGCATGGCTCGTAGTGTCGGctaggttggagaagacctcaGAGATCACCTAGGTATTACTAGTCAGCTCACAGTCAAATCCTTTATTCACAACCGTACTGAAATATAATTGAATACTAATTACCACAGCCGATCCtgtttatttgcatttctgtgtaaAAGGATATCCTTACCTTGTACTAAGTAACTTTATTTTACCTAGATCTTACCCATCTGTGGGTTTCGAACCTGTAATACTATTTTATGAGAGGCCTCCTGTTGTCAGTCTCCCTTATTTTAGTAtgtttttgcattcatttttcattgtttgctCCCTTTAAAAAGTCACCAGGGAAACAATGGGTaggtaaggaaaacaattgtctGCAAGCATTTGAAGTTCCTGAACAGGTGAAAGTGCAGTGTATACCTGATTCCTTCccttagaaaacaaacaaacaaaggacgTTTAGCTTAGAACTCGCTTTCTAATGCCACATACGCAGTTATTTCTATAAATGGGAAATCGCTGTAGGTTCACCTTTGTACTTCTAAGCCTGCTGTCTTTCCCTGCCAGAACTTCATCCCTTGGAAGCCACCAGCAATGTCTGCTCTACATATTTTTTCATCTACTTAATTATAAAACAGCCTCTACATTTCTTGATCTGAAACATCTGGTTTTGTTCTGTGAACAGGGCACAAGCAGTCGGGTTTATTTGGAAACGTAGTGTGTGTAATGACTGATGTTAAAAAGAGCTAGcagttgtactttttttttcagtcttgaatGTTTTTCCAGACATCAAGGATTTATTCTTTTATCTCCAAAGGGAGCCTTTGCAAATGACCTTACATATTTTTAagcagacaacaaaaaaaaaggcagagaacaGCTTAAGGTTTTAACATAAAACTGGCGATAGGTTGCTGGTTACTTCGATTAAATAGCTCTTGATTGAGCAAGGAAAATAGTGACCAGTATTAATGGAAAAAGTAACTGAGATTGCTGTTTCACTGGTGTTAAATTGCTTTGATAACTTGAAAATAACTTTGCATTTGCAATTTGTTTTCGGAGGCTTCCTAACTGCGCTTGGTTGGAAGGCACTTGCTTGTGTTTACGTTGCCTAGATGTAGGTCAGATCACCCTGGTGCTACCTGATAAGCTTTTTAGCATTTCAGACAGAGCTTTAAAAGGCTCTGTATAGCAAATTACAATTTCGCTAATTTCAAGTTTACTACTTTGATAATAATGTGATGATAATTGCTATTTTATTCCTTACCTTAAGGAAAATTCTGGGTCCAGGGTAGTTCTCTGTGGTTACTAGTGAGACCGTTCTTCAAATTTTCAGTATTGACCGATGATTTTCACACATGGCATTTTAATCGGGTGGTTTTATCTTTACAAAGGGAGAAAGCAGGCTTCAGAAATCAAGAGAGTAAGTTTTCCACGCAGCTTTTAAAGAGCTGGTGGCCTAAATGTTGCCTGCATGACTCCATGAGGATGTGGGAATTTGtctactttcattttcttttctcttttttttgctAATATTATTCCCATGCTTTTTCATGTTCCTCCAGCACATACAGGGGGTGGGAAGAatcaggtccttctctgcctcgcTCAGATTCCCAGAAAGCAAGGGAAGTTCTGGCCCAGTATCCCCGGGACCTATGGGTGCTGGAGTGGTCcagagggctgcagaggttGCACTCCTGGGCACCTGGCATAAATTGAGGAGTGCAAAAGCCGCATTTGCTAAAGATGCTGGGAGATGGGAAGGTAGTTTGTGTGTAGAGTAGTAACTTAGAGTAGCAAAGGGGGTAGGAGAAGCAAGCTGGATGCTAATGATCTGCAGCCCCTGGcagttttggtgctttttgtgcAAGTGTATTCCTGATGAAGCTTCTGTTACCTAGATGGAAATGTCTCAGGGAATCATACTGCAAAGAAGTGTTAACGCACCGGTATAGTATCCCTTCAGTATGAGTAGGActgattcttcatttttaataatgtcAAGAATGGGTTTAGcagatgatttaaaaatatatatattaaaaaaaaatagcctggGATGGAACTTGATTGCAGAGCATTGGTCTCCTGTGGTGGGGGGGAGGAAAGTCAAGACAAAGCACTTCTACTTTCAAAATGGGAGGTATTAATCCTGTGACAGTGTTGCAGTACATGACCGGAACTATCTTAAATAACATGTAGAGCTATTGTGTCATAGGCAGCAGCACGGTTATATTTATACCACGGAGCTGCTCTATTCTGGCTTGCTTGAAAGGAATCTGCTTGTCGGGAAAATCCAACTATTTGGGTAGTATCTGTgtagcttttaaagaaaaaaaatgtattctggaTTAATGACCATTTAAATCTAAGTGATCATGGTAATCAATACAGTGTGATTTGATTGCAACAAAACATGTTTGACCCTGAGATTTTGAGCAGAGTTGTATTCTGGCAGTGTGTTCCAGTATTCGCATGCTTGAAGGATGCACTGTAGTGTATCAGAGAAGGGAGACACCGTGAATCAGATTGTGGAAGCaaaaacctattttttttccccatctagAAGTTGGCATGCTGCTTGGTGCTGATAAGATGtacaaataaatacagagtTCCTAAAGAAAACAATCTTATTTTCATTGGAAGCCATAGGAAATATTTACTTGAGAGCAGTGTATGCTTTTTCCAGTACGGTTAAGTTAGTCCCTCTAATGACTTTAcaaagggctgcagctgggaggaaTTCCTATTCCAAGGTGTTCTCCCTGATGCAGCATCCTGGATCTCACCACTTTGTTAATGTGACAGCAGGACTTTGTCCTGGGAAGTTTAACAGAGCTGAATTGACGCTTGCTTGCAGACAATGCAATAGGAATATCTGCTTTTCAGGTCAGATAACCGTCGAGGTGCAAGTgtcttctgagaagaaacaacTCCTTTCCTTGCAAAAAAAGTTGTCCCTGGTAACAGGTCTCTGGAGTTCATTTTCCTCCAGAACGACTTTTTAGGGATATGCAAGCTCTTTAAAAAGCGTAGgcaatttttaatgttttagatACTAAGTTGGTGTAGGGTATCCAGACAGAACTGAAATGACAGATTCTAATGTCAGCAAAACTGATTTGAAAGAAGTATTGATTCCATGTTGTATTTTATATCCGAAGCAGCCAATGGCAAATGTTGTCAAAATGGAATCAGATGTTTGTAACTTAATACTTAAGAAAAATGATGAGTGCATGTTTTTGACTTTAAGTATTCTCTATGCTGCCTGGCTTAAGACATAAActgatgtaaaaataaatgactgcCTGCATAATTTATGTAATGTCTTGCTCCCTGATCCTGTTTGTATTGATTTTTCTAAAAGGCTTTTGTGGCCACAGGAACCAATCTGTCTCTCCAGTTTTTTCCGGCCAGCTGGCAGGGGGAGCAGCGACAGACACCGACCCGGGAGTATGTCGACTTTGAAAGAGAAGGAGGCAAGGTAAGAAGGAAATTGCTGCaactgaaagaaatgtttaTGCTGTGCTTGTGGTCTGATTAGTATGGGCTGCGTGTATGATGCGAAATTACTAATAATTCCCATCTTGGTGCATGTAGGTAGTCTGCGAGTGCAACTGCAAGCCAGTATAATACTGGTGTAAATATTAACATTGTTTTGAAGCGTGTTAATATTTTTGGAGGGAAACACGTGGCTGGTCCTGGTGGCTCTTCATTATTTTGAGGAACAGAACTTTCTTCGGTCATGCTATGTTAGAATTTTGGGAGCAGCTTAAATTGTTAATGGTGTTATTTCTAGAGTGGTAGAGAAATCAGAGGTTGGCTGCCCAGTTGTGGTGGGCTAACGAACATTTGCTTTCTGACCTCATTACTTCATTGGGTCTTAGGTTGCCAGTTGACACAGCAAGCAGTCAACGTGGTGTCGAGTGgaatgagtctttttttttcccccctcactttCACCATAAGTGGTAATACAGAATAAGCATTACTTTCAAAATTGATTtgtgacattttatttctttctgaggTTGTTGTCCCGTGGACTGACACTGAAAGCAGGAGTTTGTTAATGACAGTGATATTACTGTGAAGCTGTGTTAGAATTAAAGCCAGAAACCTTGCTTAGTCTGGTCAGTTAAAATGAAGTTACTGAAATCGCTTGtaactggttttgttttacaggaaaaacataccttttagaaatgtaGATGCTGTCTCTTACCTATGCTGCTCTAGATGCCTTGGAACTGATCCAAAGATCACTGAAGTCAATAGGAGACTTTCTGCTGACCTCAGTAGGTTTGGACCAGCACTTAAGGCCCCTCGGCCTTTCAGGTTCAGGCTAATTTCTCTACAGCTCTTTGACTTTAAAGATTTTAATAGACTATAAAGTTCTGGCTTCTGCCTAAAAGTTTTTGCCCAATCTCATAATGAGTAGCAGTTAACGTTACCAGATCTAACAGGCTGGAGGAAATATTTGAAGCGTGTTCAGGGTTGACGATATATTGCATCTTTTAACTGCTGCTAGGTAGGAAGATAAATATTTCCTATAGTGGGGAAAACCtggttggaagaaaaaaaaaattcctgagGGCAGATATGGTATTTGGAATTCAACTTAACGagtttttttggaaaaaattgTGTTCCGTTCAGTCCTGTGAGGCTTCCAGAAGTTTGACGAACCGGGGGAGAAGGAGTGAAGTTGGCTATGCTGGGCACTGACTGCTTTGCTAAGGAAGCTGAATTGAATCTGGCTCTTACTGAAAAATATTGATTCTGGCTCACAATTGAATGAGGAATTTTTCTTGTAATGTGTAAGAAGACTGAGGTCTTTCTTCTTGCcagttcaaaaataattttatttactcctatatattttttaactttattttcccTGAATGAATTCTTAAAGTACTGAACTATTTCATCCATTTCCTTGTGTTGGCTTAATCAGGTAAGAACCAGGCAGATAAGCTGCGTATTAGAATAGAGCGAGAGTCTCTTCATGTGTGCCACTCCCTGTTTTATGTCTGTTTACAGTAAATTCTAGAGTGCTTCACTAGATTGTTCAGTCTTTCATCCAAAAAGAGGCTGGAGGTGGACACACTAATAAATGGGATTAGCGTTATTCTCCAGGACAAGCAAATCACAAATTTGCCATTGTAATCAGGCTTTACTATTGTAAATCACGTGTGAACGCAGGCTCTGCACAAAATTAAACTCGCCTGAAAGTAAGCCACTCCCATAACTTCAGAAGAGGAGCAAGCAGAACGGGAGAGAGCTGCTTACGTTATCAACAGAAACAGTTAAGTGTTTTATCAGTCGAATGgtctgagatttttttgttctctgtagATTTCTGTAGCCTGGCTTTATTAAGAATTTCTTTCATAGGCTTCGGCAGTCTCTTAATGCCATGTGATTTCTGTAGCTCTGTGCAACATTGTTTTATGAGCTTTGATTCTTGAGGCAGTGCATAATGTGTGTTTGTTCATCACTGGAGCTAAGCCAGCAAggcatgtttttaattatatgaaTAAAAAAAGGCTATGGGGGGAGCTGTcagttaattattattttaggcATTAGTTTGAGATCTAGAATGCAGATAAACTTACCAGCGctagaatatttatattctgGAATTCTGCTTCACTGTTTGGCCAAGCAAGTGATGGCCCAAAATAGTTTATCCAGAGTTTGAGCGTGTCACTGTTGTGCCCAAGGAGCTTTGTACATATTGACGAAGTTACCAGCGTGGCATCTGCTGGGATTGCCTTCTTAAATGACTGAATTTTAGAAAGAGAAACACCCTTGTGAATCCACGTGAAAAGTCAGGACTctgtaaatatttcctttgtagGCTTGAGGTTTTTCAGCCTGGTATTTCTTAACGCGGGGATTTTTCCTATGCTTTATTTGACTTTTAATGTTTCTGGTCTTCATGATGGTTGGGTAGGCCACTTGTGGATACCCAGTCTTCATTAATTCAAAAATAGAACAGCAAAGTGTTCACTTGAGtttaaaatgaatagaaatattGAGCTGAACCTTTTAATATTGTGTGTTCTCTTTGTTTATTAGCAAAAGTAATTGTGTattttagtgtgtttttttttttttttttaggtttgtCATAGCAAAAGAATACAGAGCAGTAAAACTTGCTCCCTAGATTCCTGGACTGTAGGAATTGTAGGATGCTATTTCGTTGCAGCCTTGTGTGGGGTGGGGTGTGCCAAATTGAGAGTGTGTCCTCTGGATACCTGAATTGTGCTGAGGCTTCCTGGTCCTTTGTATTGTCAGGTAgtgtctgtttctttcttttcctttaagaacacacaaataaatgtttttaagaaacCCAGAGGCAGGTGGTGTAGTAGCATCATCTGTTGGCTGAAATCTCATTGTCCCCTTGTTCTGTTAAGAACTGTGAGAtcaatttttttcatcattcattttgtattctttttacAGTAAGATAAAATacctctgttttttctttcatttttctaagtCTTATATATAGCTCTGGTCTTTCTTGCCTCAAAGCATGTTAGTTCTCAGATgttcttttattgtttaaatatCGGTTACTGCGCCGATGAAGTGTGTGAAGTTGTTCTacttcccctcccctttctaATACTCTTCTCCATCTCATTTCTAATGCAGCTGAACTTCCtgtctgctgctcagcagcagctgctcataAACCAGAATCTTCAGCACAGGCTTATTTTAGTGCCATACACGGCGAACTCCACGATTCCGGAGCACAGCGCGTCAGGGAGGCTTGAAATCGATTTGGGGTAACAGGTACACCACACATGAGGTGTAGCTGGGCTTTCTGCTCCCTAGGCCATTATCTCTGTTCCAGCCATAAGTAAAGAATACTGGACTTTAGTTTTCTTCCTGGTAGTGCTGAGTTTCTCCTCATGTGCTATTTTTCTGTCCTAAGTAGGAAATTTACGTAGCTTGAAGTTGATTTTAATTGCTTCGATGAATCATAAAACCTGGGATTTCTGTCACACTGCAGACACCACAGCAGTTACAGAAATATAATGAGTGAGAGAGGTGGTGTATTTGAGTAAAAACTAAATTTAAATGGCAGTCAACAGCTCTCGTTTTGCACTTGTCCCCTTCTCTCACAAGAATTAGTTATGTGGCTTGATGAATAGCACTTGTCCCCACAGCAACTTTTTCTTCTGACGTCAGCAGTAAACTTTGGCGGGTGATTGGGATGACATATTGACCGCTCTGTTTCTTGAGCAAATGCAGTTTCTAGTCAAACATAGGATCGTGGTGTACCCAGCAGGATTTGCTTGGAAAACGAAAGCTTAATTTATGAGTAATGCCTGAATACCTCTGCTAACCTGCGTTGAATCAGAGGTTTCTTTGGTTCACACCTCTATTTGAAGAATTTAGCTGAAATATTACTTCATCCAAAACAAGTTGGAGTAGCAGGTTTTTTTGGTACGCTTTTGAACAAATAAGAGAATCTAACTTACGGTTTCAGCTCTCAGTTCTTACACCGCTGTAGTGCCAAAGAGCTATTTTCTTTACATTGCTCTATTTTCAGCCCACCAGTAGCTGGGACCTGGGGAATTTTTCCATCTAAAACGTTCTCACTGCTGGTGGAGTTAGTGTATGTGTTCCCTGAAAGAAAGGAGCTTTGACGGTGTGCCACCATCTCAGCCATGAGATAAGTCACCAAGACTTTGTCATTTCTACATGGGGGCATGTAAGGTGTGACAGATAAAAACGTAGCAAATGCCAGCATTTAAGCAGTGCTGTGTACATTGGTGTGGCTCGTCTCTTTGTATGTGAGGATGGTCAGCTTCCCAGGAGCTGTCCTGCAGGACTGCAGAACAGCCTTGCTGCTTCACAGATGAAAGCTCAGGAGGTGAGGATCCTTGCGTGGCTTTGTACTAACTGATCTTTAGGCTAGCTCCTAATGCCCCAGTGCATTAAGGTATCAGTATTTTATGGCCAAATTTCGAGCCTGTTCAGCTGCTGATCTCTCCCTTTGTTTTAGCAGAATAACACAGGATTACTCTTCTGGCTTATTTTCAGTTTAGCACAGGAACACTGAGCAGGGGGCATCTGAGTGGAGCCCTGACGAAGCCCCCATCGCTGGTGCTCGCTTGTGGCTCTCAGGCTCCTTCTGTAGGCGTTGAAGAAGAAAGTCAGTGTGTGTTTGTTCTGACAGCAGGTACACGGGGTTGATCTTGTAGCCAGTTCATGTTCAGCCTGACAAAACAGCTTGCTCAtttctttgcttatttattGGAGTTGTGTGTCAGGGGTCCTCTAAAGCCTTAGTAGGTAAGAATCCACTTTCCTACACGGTCCCCTTGATCAATTTTTATACAGGATTGTGTGTATGGTCTGCGTAAATATTTCTAGtagatgtttgtgtttttacattttatgaTGGTGTGTTTCAGATCTCTTTTATTTTAGCAGAGACTGCTCAAgttcctctcctttctccctccccagaTATGTCACTTTGTGTCTATAGCCTTTTTCTTTAGCAGAGAGTGAAACTTGCTTATTTTAACTAGATACTTTGAGGTGGTATTCTTTATGACCTGCTGTTGCTTCCAGCAGAGCTACCAAATTGAGACTCTTGTTGAAGCTGAGTAGTCACAGCATCCATATTTGgccttcattttccttcaaaacTGGGAAATTCCTCTATTTGCATCCTGTTCATACACTGTTAACAGTTAGGAGCTTGTTGCTGGGCGGGAAGAGAAATCTTTAGAGCTCCTGGCTTGCTAGGTACATATTGTCCTGTGCTGGCAGGCAGCCACGGGCTGAGGTTTGGACAGTTGTTCCTGAAGACTGATTTATCCTAGGGTGCTCTCCTCCATTAGAGCATGAGTCACAGCGGGCATCTCTCATGTGACAAGTATCCACAGCCTTTTCCCCTTAACCCGTTCTATCCCCTGTCCTCCAAATACTTCTGTCACCGCACACAGCCTTGTTCATCCTTTCTGGTACATGACACGCTTGTGCCATTTTGAAGCAATGCTTATGAACTGCACTTAAAACATGTTTGTGCCATTTGTGGTGCCTGCCTATCGGCTCTCACTGTAGGTCTCAAGTCCTTAAGATCTGCCATCAGTAAACCTTTTTTTGATTAGCTTTTATTACATGTTGTAGAAGCAGTTATTCAGTCATACTTTATATATAACCTCAAGCTTTTTCCAGAGGTCTAAATGCATCCATTAGAGTTGTATAGACAAGACATTAAAATTACTCATACCCATCCTCCTAGAGTTTcccagaagagaaacaaaaccgGGGCAAGTTAGTGAGCTAAATTTTGCATTTGGGAACCGGTGATGATACATAAGGACAGATGAGTGTAGCGTGGATGAAAGCAGTACTTAAGATCCCTGCAGCATAGACTTTGGAAGAAATCCAGACATTTGGATTGTTGAATCCTCTTGTTTGCATATCAGTCTCCACTTACTAAACAAAGCTGTTAACATTATGCTTCTTTGCTcttcttttaaatgaatgaGAAAAAGACGAGCATCGCTGTTGAAGATGTCTGTTTCTTTGTGAAAAATCACTTAATACCTCAGTCTCAAAGAAATACTCAATAAGGCGATTAAACGCTAGCTATgagaaactcatttttttcaaagttactGAAGTGTTTCTTCAAGCTTTATTGTCCTAAGCACAAGTAAC contains:
- the CBFB gene encoding core-binding factor subunit beta isoform X4 encodes the protein MPRVVPDQRSKFENEEFFRKLSRECEIKYTGFRDRPHEERQARFQNACRDGRSEIAFVATGTNLSLQFFPASWQGEQRQTPTREYVDFEREGGKVYLKAPMILNGVCVIWKGWIDLQRLDGMGCLEFDEERAQQEDALAQQAFEEARRRTREFEDRDRSHREEMEVLGSRSLEA
- the CBFB gene encoding core-binding factor subunit beta isoform X3 gives rise to the protein MPRVVPDQRSKFENEEFFRKLSRECEIKYTGFRDRPHEERQARFQNACRDGRSEIAFVATGTNLSLQFFPASWQGEQRQTPTREYVDFEREGGKVYLKAPMILNGVCVIWKGWIDLQRLDGMGCLEFDEERAQQEDALAQQAFEEARRRTREFEDRDRSHREEMEVRVSQLLSVTGSRK
- the CBFB gene encoding core-binding factor subunit beta isoform X1, with translation MPRVVPDQRSKFENEEFFRKLSRECEIKYTGFRDRPHEERQARFQNACRDGRSEIAFVATGTNLSLQFFPASWQGEQRQTPTREYVDFEREGGKVYLKAPMILNGVCVIWKGWIDLQRLDGMGCLEFDEERAQQEDALAQQAFEEARRRTREFEDRDRSHREEMEARRQQDPSPGSNLGSGDDLKLR
- the CBFB gene encoding core-binding factor subunit beta isoform X2; its protein translation is MPRVVPDQRSKFENEEFFRKLSRECEIKYTGFRDRPHEERQARFQNACRDGRSEIAFVATGTNLSLQFFPASWQGEQRQTPTREYVDFEREGGKVYLKAPMILNGVCVIWKGWIDLQRLDGMGCLEFDEERAQQEDALAQQAFEEARRRTREFEDRDRSHREEMEVRVSQLLSVTGKKATRP